A single Argentina anserina chromosome 7, drPotAnse1.1, whole genome shotgun sequence DNA region contains:
- the LOC126802779 gene encoding ARF guanine-nucleotide exchange factor GNOM-like: MGRLKLQSGIKAVEGEPNDTNGIYSDKATLACIINSEIGTVLAVMRRNVRWGGRYASDDDQREHSLIQSLKALRKKIFSCQHQLNTISPAVYLQPFLDVIRSDETGAPITGVALASVYNILTLDVIDQNSVNVEDAMHLLVDAITGCRFEVTDPASEEVVLMKILQVLLACMKSKASFMLSNQQVCTIVNTCFRIVHQAGSKGELLQRIARHTMHELVRCIFSHLPDICRTENALANGSSFLKQETLGLNNEHALESRLLDNGISSEFGSQLLSTNPAFHASPGVVESRMGEKTTGTSDGKDAVENDLNLMTEPFGVPSMVEIFQFLCSLLNVAENIGLGPKSNTIAFDEDVPLFALTLINSAIELGGSSIQHHPQLLGLVRDELFQNLMQFGLSTSPLILSMVCSIVLNLYHHLRTELKLQLEAFFSCVILRLAQSRYGASYQQQEVAMEALVDFCRQKNFMVEMYANLDCDVTCSNIFEELASLLSKSAFPVNSPLSSIHILALDGLIAVIQGMTEREENGSNCLSDPPVTLEKYTPFWMVKCDNYSDPNQWVPFVRRTKFIKRRLMTGADHFNHDPKKGLEFLQGIHLLPDKLDPQSVAWFFRYTAGLDKNLIGDFLGNHDDFCIQVLHKFAGTFDFEDMKLDTALRIFLETFRLPGESQKIQRVLEAFSERYYEQSPLILADKDAALLLSYSIIMLNTDQHNVQVKKKMTEEDFIRNNRHINGGEDLPREFLSELYHSICKNEIRTTPEQGAGFPEMTPSRWIDLIHKSKKNGSFIVSDSRAYLDQDMFSIVSGSTIAAISVVFDNAEEEEVFPTCLGGFLAVAKISACYHLEDVLDDLVVSLCKFTTLLNSSYLDEPELEFGDNTKARMSTVTVFKIANQYGDYIRTGWRNIIDCILRLHKLGLIPTHVVQDAADELEFPSVTDQGKPVTNSQSTIQTPSVSTLKKSYGFMGRFSQLLSLDTEEPKAQPTEEELAAHQRTVQTVQECHIDSIFTESKFLQAESLLQLSQALIWAASRLQKGNNSAEDEDTVVFCLELLIAITLNNRDRIMLLWQGVYEFISNIVQSTFMPSALVEKAVFGLLRICQRLLPYKENLADELLRSLQLVLKLDARVADAYCEQITQEVSRLVKANASHIRSQLGWRIITSLLSITARHPDASEAGFDALFFIMSGGTHLLPANYVLCVDASRQFAESRVGQADRSVCALDLMAGSVDSLARWAREAKLSMNAEDAAKMSQDIGEMWLRLVQGLRKVCLDQREVVRNHALSLLRNCLTGVDGIPLPYGLWLQCFDLVIFTVLDDLLEIAQVHSQKEYRNMEGTLILAMKLLSKVFLQLLPDLSHLRTFCKVWLGVISRMGNYMKVKVGGRKSEKLQDEVPELLKNTLLVMNLRGVLVQKSGSGEDGLWEQTWLHVNKIAPSLQAEVLAQILVQSHTEQGEREEVSDEKASLLPAETIPSGGSGSGG, from the exons ATGGGGCGTCTAAAGCTGCAGAGTGGGATCAAGGCAGTTGAGGGAGAGCCCAATGACACTAATGGAATCTATTCTGATAAAGCTACTTTAGCATGCATCATTAATTCAGAGATAGGTACTGTGTTGGCGGTTATGAGGAGGAATGTGAGGTGGGGAGGGCGCTATGCGTCGGATGATGATCAGAGGGAACACTCTCTAATCCAGTCTTTGAAAGCTTTGCGCAAGAAGATTTTTTCATGTCAGCATCAGTTGAATACAATCAGTCCTGCTGTGTACCTCCAGCCATTTCTTGATGTGATTAGATCGGATGAAACTGGTGCACCAATCACTGGAGTCGCTCTGGCATCTGTTTACAATATCTTGACGCTTGATGTGATTGATCAGAATTCTGTCAATGTTGAAGATGCTATGCACTTGTTAGTTGATGCTATCACTGGCTGCCGGTTTGAGGTGACTGACCCTGCATCAGAAGAAGTTGTACTTATGAAGATCCTGCAGGTTCTTCTGGCTTGCATGAAGAGTAAAGCTTCTTTTATGTTGAGTAATCAGCAAGTTTGCACTATTGTGAATACATGTTTCCGTATAGTTCATCAAGCAGGATCGAAAGGTGAGTTGTTGCAACGGATAGCTCGCCACACAATGCATGAGCTTGTTAGATGTATTTTCTCACACCTTCCAGATATCTGCAGGACTGAAAATGCATTGGCAAATGGAAGCAGTTTCTTGAAACAAGAG ACTCTGGGGCTCAACAATGAGCATGCACTTGAGAGTAGACTATTGGATAATGGCATCAGTTCTGAGTTTGGCAGTCAACTATTATCCACAAATCCTGCTTTTCATGCTTCACCAGGTGTTGTAGAATCTAGGATGGGTGAGAAGACAACTGGGACTTCTGACGGGAAAGATGCTGTAGAAAATGACTTGAATCTCATGACTGAGCCTTTTGGGGTTCCCAGTATGGTGGAAATATTTCAgtttctttgttctttgttaAATGTTGCTGAGAATATAGGTTTGGGTCCTAAATCTAATACCATAGCATTTGATGAAGATGTGCCTCTTTTTGCCTTGACCCTGATTAATTCGGCTATAGAGTTGGGTGGGTCCTCTATTCAGCATCATCCCCAGTTACTGGGTTTGGTTCGCGATGAATTGTTTCAAAATCTAATGCAATTCGGCCTGTCAACAAGTCCACTTATTCTTTCAATGGTGTGCAGCATTGTTCTTAATTTGTATCACCATCTGCGCACTGAACTCAAACTTCAGCTTGAGGCTTTCTTTTCCTGCGTGATATTGAGGCTTGCACAAAGCAGGTATGGAGCTTCTTATCAACAGCAGGAGGTAGCCATGGAAGCTCTTGTTGATTTCTGCAGGCAGAAAAATTTCATGGTGGAGATGTACGCTAACTTAGACTGTGACGTCACTTGCAGTAATATCTTTGAAGAACTTGCTAGTTTGTTGTCAAAGAGTGCATTTCCTGTTAATAGCCCTCTGTCTTCCATTCACATTCTTGCTTTGGACGGTCTTATTGCTGTTATTCAGGGAATGACAGAGAGGGAAGAGAATGGATCTAATTGTTTATCTGATCCTCCAGTGACTCTTGAAAAGTATACTCCATTTTGGATGGTGAAGTGTGACAACTACAGCGATCCTAATCAATGGGTTCCATTTGTTCGCCGGACAAAGTTCATAAAGCGAAGGTTGATGACTGGTGCCGATCATTTTAATCATGACCCAAAGAAAGGGCTGGAGTTCCTCCAAGGAATTCATCTCTTGCCTGATAAACTTGATCCTCAAAGTGTAGCTTGGTTTTTCAGGTACACAGCTGGGTTGGACAAGAATCTTATTGGGGACTTCTTGGGAAATCATGATGATTTTTGCATTCAGGTTCTCCATAAATTTGCTGGTACCTTTGATTTCGAAGATATGAAATTAGATACTGCACTCCGAATTTTCTTGGAAACGTTCAGATTACCGGGTGAATCACAGAAAATACAAAGGGTGCTTGAAGCATTCTCAGAGAGATACTATGAGCAATCCCCACTCATTCTAGCTGACAAGGATGCTGCTCTTCTCTTATCATATTCAATCATAATGCTCAATACAGATCAGCATAATGTTcaggtgaagaagaagatgacagAGGAGGATTTCATTCGAAATAATCGGCACATTAATGGAGGCGAGGATCTCCCAAGAGAGTTCCTATCAGAGCTTTACCACTCAATTTGCAAGAATGAGATCCGCACAACTCCAGAACAAGGTGCTGGTTTTCCTGAAATGACCCCAAGCAGATGGattgatttgattcacaaatccAAGAAGAATGGTTCATTTATTGTATCTGATTCCAGAGCCTACCTTGATCAAGATATGTTCTCTATAGTGTCTGGGTCTACAATTGCTGCTATATCTGTGGTATTTGATAATGCTGAAGAGGAAGAGGTTTTCCCAACATGTCTTGGTGGCTTTTTAGCTGTTGCAAAGATTTCAGCGTGCTATCATCTTGAAGATGTTCTGGATGATCTGGTAGTGTCCCTCTGTAAGTTCACAACCCTTTTGAATTCATCATATCTTGACGAGCCTGAACTAGAATTTGGTGATAATACAAAAGCGAGAATGTCAACTGTGACAGTTTTCAAAATTGCCAATCAGTATGGCGATTACATTCGTACAGGATGGAGAAATATTATTGACTGTATCTTAAGATTACACAAGCTTGGTCTCATCCCTACTCATGTGGTTCAAGATGCAGCTGATGAGTTAGAGTTTCCCTCTGTGACAGATCAGGGAAAACCCGTCACAAATTCTCAATCTACAATTCAGACGCCTTCTGTTAGTACTCTTAAGAAGTCCTATGGATTCATGGGCCGGTTTAGTCAACTTTTATCTCTTGACACAGAGGAGCCAAAAGCACAGCCCACTGAAGAAGAACTCGCTGCTCATCAGCGCACTGTACAGACAGTTCAAGAGTGCCACATTGACAGCATATTTACTGAGAGCAAGTTTTTGCAGGCTGAATCCCTCTTACAGCTTTCACAAGCACTGATCTGGGCTGCAAGCCGACTCCAGAAAGGGAATAATTCTGCTGAGGATGAAGATACTGTTGTCTTTTGCTTGGAGTTGCTGATTGCTATTACCCTGAATAATAGGGATAGGATTATGCTTCTTTGGCAGGGTGTATATGAGTTCATATCGAACATTGTGCAGTCAACTTTCATGCCTTCTGCTCTGGTAGAAAAGGCTGTCTTTGGACTTCTTCGGATTTGCCAGAGGCTGCTTCCCTATAAGGAAAACCTTGCTGATGAACTTTTGAGGTCACTGCAGCTTGTCTTGAAGCTCGATGCTCGGGTTGCTGATGCATACTGTGAGCAAATTACGCAAGAAGTCAGTCGGCTTGTAAAAGCAAATGCCTCTCACATCAGATCTCAATTGGGGTGGCGCATAATTACTTCCCTACTCTCCATCACTGCTCGGCATCCAGATGCTTCTGAGGCTGGTTTTGACGCACTGTTCTTCATTATGTCAGGTGGAACTCACTTGTTGCCAGCCAATTATGTTCTCTGTGTCGATGCGTCAAGACAGTTTGCTGAGTCTCGTGTTGGCCAGGCGGATCGTTCTGTCTGCGCACTGGATCTAATGGCTGGTTCTGTTGATAGTTTAGCAAGATGGGCCCGTGAGGCTAAGCTATCAATGAATGCGGAGGATGCTGCTAAAATGTCTCAGGATATCGGGGAAATGTGGTTGAGGCTTGTTCAGGGATTGAGAAAAGTTTGTTTAGACCAAAGAGAAGTGGTTAGGAATCATGCTTTGTCGTTGTTACGAAACTGCTTGACAGGAGTTGATGGGATTCCGCTTCCATATGGGTTGTGGTTGCAGTGCTTTGATCTTGTGATTTTTACGGTGCTTGATGATTTACTTGAAATTGCACAGGTTCACTCCCAAAAGGAGTACCGCAACATGGAAGGCACTCTAATCCTTGCCATGAAGCTCTTATCCAAAGTGTTTCTGCAGCTACTTCCTGACCTATCACATCTAAGAACCTTCTGTAAAGTTTGGCTGGGGGTTATCAGTCGAATGGGAAACTATATGAAGGTGAAAGTTGGAGGGAGGAAAAGTGAGAAGCTTCAGGATGAAGTACCTGAGCTACTTAAGAACACCTTGCTTGTAATGAATTTAAGGGGAGTGCTAGTTCAAAAAAGTGGTTCAGGTGAGGATGGCTTGTGGGAGCAGACATGGCTGCATGTAAATAAAATTGCTCCATCTTTGCAAGCCGAGGTGCTTGCACAAATTCTTGTGCAGTCACATACTGAGCAGGGTGAAAGAGAGGAAGTATCGGATGAAAAGGCTTCTTTACTACCAGCTGAAACAATACCCTCCGGAGGTTCTGGCAGTGGGGGGTAG